One part of the Salinivirga cyanobacteriivorans genome encodes these proteins:
- a CDS encoding RNA polymerase sigma factor: MATNKEDKFINVFETNIGIILKIAAAYTDIAQDREDLINDIALELWKSFDRFQNKSKISTWLYRVALNTAMNYNRKRERNNIFIQHSSDALNRAKIIEPDNSPHDYDSLYQHINKLNEINKAIILLYLEEKSHREIAEITGISETNVATKIGRIKAQIKNSITPKAH; the protein is encoded by the coding sequence ATGGCTACCAACAAAGAGGACAAATTCATTAATGTATTTGAAACCAACATTGGCATTATTCTGAAAATAGCCGCGGCTTATACTGATATAGCCCAGGACAGAGAAGATCTTATTAATGACATAGCACTCGAGCTTTGGAAATCATTTGACCGTTTTCAAAACAAATCAAAAATATCTACCTGGTTATATCGAGTAGCGCTCAATACAGCAATGAACTATAACAGGAAAAGAGAAAGAAACAATATTTTTATTCAACACAGCAGCGATGCTCTAAACAGAGCAAAAATAATAGAGCCGGATAATTCACCGCATGATTATGATTCACTTTATCAACACATCAACAAATTAAACGAAATAAATAAAGCCATTATATTACTTTACCTCGAGGAGAAATCGCACCGTGAAATTGCTGAAATTACCGGTATATCAGAAACAAATGTAGCTACAAAAATCGGCCGGATAAAAGCCCAAATTAAAAATTCTATAACCCCTAAAGCTCATTAA
- the hydF gene encoding [FeFe] hydrogenase H-cluster maturation GTPase HydF, which translates to MQKGKASTPHIGIYGRRNNGKSSLINQLAGQDIAIVSDFAGTTTDPVKKSFEITGFGPVILIDTAGIDDEGELGQKRIAKTKASIKSIDLGILVITDNHFDDFEANIIKSFQKTDTPFFIVHNKSDQSELKTDLAQELYAKYGCKIISHSTFTNGQAGMIIDTIKKTIPESAYSTPSLIGDLVQYGDIVLLITPIDIEAPEGRLILPQVQAIRDILDNDAICIVLKEREVDSFLKQTGIKPALAITDSQIFTKADASIPRDIPLTSFSIVLARFKGDFDVYLQGTPKLNDLQNGDRILLLESCTHHVACDDIGRVKIPRWISAFTGKEHEYEVVAGLNDLPRPITDYALVIQCGGCMITRKQLVNRIKPAIEASIPVTNYGMAIAYVQGIYKRAVAPFTKQLDSSNDYL; encoded by the coding sequence ATGCAAAAGGGAAAAGCATCAACACCACATATAGGTATTTATGGCAGAAGGAACAATGGGAAAAGCTCACTTATTAACCAATTAGCCGGGCAAGACATTGCCATTGTTTCAGATTTTGCCGGTACCACCACTGATCCGGTGAAAAAATCATTTGAAATAACCGGGTTCGGACCGGTAATATTGATCGACACCGCAGGCATTGACGACGAAGGTGAATTGGGGCAAAAGCGCATAGCCAAAACCAAAGCCTCCATAAAAAGTATCGACCTGGGCATTCTTGTAATTACCGATAATCATTTCGATGATTTTGAAGCCAATATCATCAAATCGTTTCAAAAAACCGACACTCCGTTTTTTATTGTTCATAATAAAAGTGATCAGTCAGAACTAAAAACAGATTTAGCCCAGGAACTATATGCTAAATACGGGTGTAAAATTATATCGCACAGCACATTTACCAATGGGCAAGCCGGAATGATCATTGATACCATAAAAAAAACAATTCCCGAATCGGCTTATTCCACTCCTTCCCTGATTGGCGATTTGGTGCAATATGGCGACATCGTTTTACTCATTACCCCAATTGATATTGAAGCCCCTGAGGGAAGGCTTATACTGCCGCAAGTACAAGCTATTCGCGACATTCTGGATAACGATGCCATTTGTATTGTACTAAAAGAACGCGAAGTGGATAGTTTTCTGAAACAAACGGGCATTAAACCCGCCCTGGCCATTACCGACAGTCAAATATTTACCAAAGCCGATGCTTCAATCCCGCGGGATATTCCACTTACAAGCTTCAGTATAGTACTGGCCCGCTTCAAAGGTGATTTTGATGTTTACCTGCAAGGAACCCCAAAACTAAACGACCTACAAAACGGAGACAGAATATTATTACTGGAATCGTGCACACACCATGTGGCATGCGACGATATAGGCCGCGTTAAAATCCCAAGATGGATATCTGCTTTCACAGGAAAAGAGCATGAATATGAGGTGGTTGCCGGATTAAACGACCTCCCCCGCCCCATTACAGATTATGCACTCGTAATACAATGCGGAGGCTGCATGATTACCCGTAAACAACTGGTCAATCGCATCAAACCTGCCATTGAAGCAAGCATTCCAGTAACCAACTACGGAATGGCCATTGCCTATGTGCAGGGAATTTATAAAAGAGCTGTTGCTCCATTTACAAAGCAACTCGATTCATCTAATGATTATTTGTAG
- a CDS encoding lyase family protein, whose product MRIEKDFLGTKEIADQALYGIHALRARENFPGHSAFNKNWYKAMGLVKHACYLTYEKYINAVTKKYGKQAPVQKIEQEKITALQHAALKIANGDFFEQFIVPAIQGGAGTSINMNINEIITNLALTDLKRKPGEYEFIDPIEHANIFQSTNDTVPTALKVAIMKLLEELEETVNNSRNQVETLEKKYRDALRTSYTQLQQAVPTSYGKMFSAYNDALSRDWWRISKCAERIKVVNLGGSAIGSGITVPTYFIMEVVPTLQKLTGLPITRGENMMDATSNLDSFVEIHATLKSLAVNLEKIASDLRLLAADISTHSEFTIPERQAGSSIMPGKVNPVISEFIISSAHKVYANDQIVSSLAGQGHLELNAYIPQIGDTTLESLEILINANRSMAAHLIDGISINNKEAAAKLYNSPSICTALIPYIGYHKAGDLAKHMHQHKTSVFEANEKLLVLEPKKLEQITQASNLLKLGYKPSDL is encoded by the coding sequence ATGAGAATCGAAAAAGACTTTCTGGGTACCAAAGAAATAGCCGATCAGGCATTGTATGGCATTCACGCACTCAGAGCACGTGAGAATTTTCCTGGCCATAGCGCATTTAACAAAAACTGGTACAAAGCAATGGGCCTGGTAAAGCATGCCTGTTACCTGACCTACGAAAAATATATTAATGCTGTAACAAAAAAATATGGAAAACAGGCTCCTGTTCAAAAGATTGAGCAAGAAAAGATAACCGCCCTACAGCATGCTGCACTAAAAATAGCCAATGGAGATTTTTTTGAGCAATTCATTGTACCAGCCATTCAGGGTGGTGCGGGTACGAGTATCAATATGAATATCAATGAAATAATTACCAACCTGGCCCTGACTGACCTTAAGAGAAAGCCAGGGGAGTATGAATTTATTGATCCGATAGAACACGCCAACATTTTTCAGTCGACCAACGATACCGTACCTACAGCCCTCAAAGTTGCCATAATGAAATTGCTCGAAGAGCTTGAGGAAACTGTGAATAATTCGCGCAACCAGGTTGAAACACTTGAAAAAAAATACAGAGACGCACTGAGAACGAGCTATACCCAGTTGCAGCAAGCTGTTCCGACTTCTTATGGTAAAATGTTCAGTGCATACAACGATGCCCTTTCGCGGGACTGGTGGCGCATATCGAAATGTGCAGAACGTATTAAAGTAGTAAACCTGGGCGGCAGCGCCATTGGAAGTGGCATTACCGTACCAACATATTTCATTATGGAAGTGGTTCCAACATTGCAAAAACTCACAGGGCTGCCCATTACCCGCGGTGAAAACATGATGGATGCCACAAGCAACCTCGACAGTTTTGTTGAGATACACGCCACATTAAAATCGCTTGCTGTGAACCTGGAAAAAATCGCCAGTGACCTTCGTTTGCTGGCTGCTGATATTTCAACGCACAGTGAATTTACCATACCCGAACGGCAAGCCGGCAGTTCAATTATGCCCGGCAAGGTAAATCCGGTAATATCAGAATTCATCATCAGCTCGGCGCACAAGGTTTATGCAAACGACCAGATAGTGAGTTCGCTCGCTGGCCAGGGGCACTTAGAATTAAACGCTTATATTCCGCAAATAGGCGATACTACTTTGGAATCACTGGAAATTCTAATCAACGCAAATCGCTCTATGGCAGCCCACCTCATCGATGGCATTTCCATTAACAATAAAGAGGCAGCTGCCAAACTTTACAACAGTCCATCTATTTGCACTGCCCTGATACCTTATATCGGGTACCACAAGGCGGGAGATTTGGCCAAACACATGCATCAACACAAAACATCAGTTTTTGAAGCCAATGAAAAGTTGCTTGTATTAGAACCAAAAAAACTGGAACAAATCACTCAGGCATCAAACTTGCTTAAATTAGGTTATAAACCAAGCGATCTTTAG
- a CDS encoding response regulator transcription factor, producing MSDPKHQKILLVDDESDIREFISYNLSKEGYNVSTATNGKEAIQKAVDLKPHLIILDVMMPEMDGIETCSQLREIQELNSTIIAFLTARGEDYSQIAGFEAGGDDYITKPIKPKVLISRVKALLKRYKGIQETKNEGSTNTIEIAGLIIDKEKYVVLKGEEELILPRKEFELLALLASKKNKVFTRDEIYTSVWGDNIIVGDRTIDVHIRKLREKIGNDLIKTIKGVGYKFVD from the coding sequence ATGTCTGATCCTAAACACCAAAAAATTTTACTGGTTGACGATGAATCCGATATTCGGGAATTCATTAGTTACAACCTATCCAAAGAAGGTTATAATGTAAGTACAGCAACCAATGGCAAAGAAGCCATACAAAAAGCTGTAGATTTGAAACCACACCTCATTATTTTGGATGTAATGATGCCTGAGATGGATGGCATTGAAACCTGTTCGCAGCTCAGAGAAATACAGGAGCTTAACAGTACCATAATTGCTTTTTTAACTGCACGGGGAGAAGATTACTCTCAAATAGCAGGTTTTGAAGCAGGCGGCGACGACTATATCACCAAACCAATAAAACCCAAAGTACTCATCAGTCGGGTTAAGGCCCTTTTAAAAAGGTACAAAGGAATACAGGAGACCAAAAATGAAGGCTCGACAAATACCATTGAAATTGCCGGTTTAATTATTGACAAAGAAAAATATGTTGTACTTAAAGGTGAGGAAGAGCTGATTCTGCCTCGCAAAGAATTTGAGTTGCTTGCTTTATTGGCCTCGAAAAAAAACAAAGTATTTACACGCGACGAAATTTATACTTCCGTATGGGGAGATAACATAATTGTTGGCGATCGTACCATCGACGTACATATCAGAAAACTCAGAGAAAAAATCGGAAATGACCTAATTAAAACCATCAAAGGAGTAGGCTACAAGTTTGTAGATTAA
- a CDS encoding sensor histidine kinase, with translation MKSVSSKQLTLLISLIITFVSFLYWLIDFFLITSWWIGILWISSVFIVSYYTIRYILDHFIYNKIKPIYKSIHDINIKNKLARKQTEATDIITKVKNEVTIYSEHKAQEIEQLKEMERYRKEFLGNVSHELKTPIFNIQGYILTLLDGGIDDPNINKLYLERTEKSINRMISIVEDLETITRLEAGELELKYSNFDITGLVADVFEMHHMRAEEKQISLKFGPGAEKPIKVNADKKRIFEVISNLVINALKYGKAKGNIRASFYDMDAYILIEIKDDGIGISPENLPRIFERFYRVDKSRSREEGGTGLGLSIVKHIIDAHNQTINVKSDINKGTTFSFTLNKSTKK, from the coding sequence ATGAAAAGTGTATCCTCAAAGCAGCTCACACTGCTTATTTCGCTCATAATTACATTTGTTAGTTTTTTATATTGGCTCATTGACTTTTTTCTTATCACATCGTGGTGGATCGGCATTTTATGGATTTCTTCTGTATTTATCGTTAGTTATTACACCATTCGTTATATTCTAGACCATTTCATTTACAATAAGATAAAGCCCATTTACAAATCAATACACGACATTAATATTAAGAATAAGCTGGCCAGGAAACAAACTGAAGCTACTGATATTATTACAAAAGTTAAAAATGAAGTAACGATTTACAGTGAGCACAAAGCACAGGAGATAGAACAACTTAAGGAGATGGAGCGCTATAGGAAAGAGTTTCTTGGAAATGTTTCACATGAACTTAAAACACCTATTTTTAATATTCAGGGCTATATTCTCACTCTTTTAGATGGTGGTATTGATGATCCGAATATAAATAAACTATACCTGGAAAGGACCGAAAAAAGTATCAACAGGATGATCTCAATTGTAGAGGATCTTGAGACAATTACAAGGCTTGAAGCCGGAGAACTTGAGCTGAAATACTCGAACTTCGATATTACAGGGCTGGTTGCAGATGTTTTTGAAATGCATCATATGCGTGCAGAAGAAAAACAAATATCGTTGAAGTTTGGACCTGGTGCAGAAAAACCAATAAAAGTCAATGCTGATAAAAAACGTATATTCGAGGTAATATCTAATCTTGTAATAAATGCCCTGAAATACGGAAAAGCAAAAGGAAATATCAGGGCCAGTTTTTATGATATGGATGCCTATATACTTATAGAGATTAAAGATGATGGAATTGGTATTTCGCCGGAAAATTTACCCAGAATATTCGAACGATTTTACCGCGTCGACAAAAGCCGGTCAAGGGAAGAAGGAGGAACCGGGCTGGGACTGTCGATTGTAAAACACATCATTGATGCACATAACCAAACCATCAATGTAAAATCTGATATAAACAAGGGTACAACCTTTTCATTTACATTGAACAAATCAACGAAAAAATAA
- a CDS encoding inorganic phosphate transporter, with the protein MDYIYLIFVIVLFALAISDLIVGVSNDAVNFLNSAIGAKAAPGYIIMIVASLGVLVGATFSGGMMEVARKGIFNPQMFNFAEIMTIFLAVMITDVILLDLFNTIGLPTSTTVSIVFELLGASVAVSVVKIAMDATETMADLGTYINSGSALAIIGGILLSVVLAFLIGSLVQYLSRLLFSFRYRRNLKWAGSAFGGIAISAIFYFIVIKGLKGTTYIPEYILEYVKTHAFTIIGVSFIGWTLILQILYGLFKTNAPRVVVIVGTFALAMAFAGNDLVNFIGVPLAGLASYKAYAASGMEASEYMMDILAQPVQSGTFILLGAGAIMIATLWTSSKAKSVVATTVDLSRQDEGEERFDATAFSRFMVRASVNFNEGVAKILPAGVRKGIESRFQRPDEPEDPGNPAFDMIRAAVNLSVASILIAIATSLKLPLSTTYVTFMVAMGTSLADRAWGRDSAVYRITGVFTVISGWFMTAIVAFSAAFLVALFLNYTNIVGIVIMVGVAAIFIIKTHAAHKSSEARKKERATENEQEFIDETGKYLDRSNNAVKTALIKASKIYFVAINGLINEDRRKLKTIRNEIHDYNNHIKDLKDNLYRFLTKLNKLTPETGHYYVQVLDYMREMAHALNYVVEPAHDHVANKHKSLKKEQQKELAELSEKISEIFNKTIHLVKETKYNELGEIVTEMEGLINHIQEMRRQQIKRIKKGAVNTRNSMLYLGLMQESKNLLLFMINLLKAQRDFVIYTEKHLD; encoded by the coding sequence ATGGACTATATCTATCTCATCTTTGTCATTGTGCTTTTTGCACTGGCAATTTCCGATCTTATTGTTGGAGTAAGTAACGATGCCGTTAATTTTTTAAATTCAGCCATAGGTGCTAAAGCTGCACCGGGTTACATTATTATGATTGTGGCATCACTGGGAGTGCTTGTAGGAGCTACGTTTTCAGGTGGTATGATGGAGGTTGCCAGAAAAGGAATTTTTAATCCGCAAATGTTCAATTTTGCTGAGATTATGACCATATTCCTTGCTGTAATGATTACTGATGTCATTCTGCTCGATCTTTTCAATACCATTGGTCTGCCAACATCAACTACAGTCTCTATAGTTTTTGAGCTCCTGGGAGCTTCAGTTGCCGTTTCAGTAGTAAAAATTGCAATGGATGCCACAGAAACCATGGCCGATTTGGGCACCTACATTAATAGTGGCAGTGCACTTGCCATTATAGGAGGAATACTGCTCTCGGTGGTACTGGCCTTTTTAATAGGCTCGCTCGTTCAGTATCTGTCACGTCTTTTATTTTCATTCAGGTACAGGCGCAACCTAAAATGGGCCGGATCTGCTTTTGGAGGCATTGCCATCAGCGCCATATTTTATTTCATTGTAATTAAAGGATTAAAAGGTACTACTTATATTCCGGAGTATATACTCGAATACGTAAAAACACATGCCTTTACCATTATTGGCGTTTCATTTATTGGATGGACGCTTATTCTTCAAATTTTATACGGCCTGTTTAAAACCAATGCACCAAGAGTAGTTGTGATTGTCGGTACATTTGCTTTAGCCATGGCCTTTGCCGGTAACGACCTGGTAAACTTTATAGGTGTGCCATTGGCCGGGCTGGCCTCATATAAAGCCTATGCAGCATCCGGAATGGAAGCTTCTGAATATATGATGGATATTTTAGCTCAGCCCGTTCAAAGCGGTACATTTATTTTACTTGGTGCAGGAGCCATCATGATTGCTACACTTTGGACATCATCAAAGGCAAAGTCAGTAGTAGCTACCACGGTTGACCTCAGTAGACAGGACGAGGGCGAAGAACGATTCGATGCTACCGCATTTAGCCGTTTTATGGTGCGCGCTTCCGTGAATTTTAATGAAGGGGTTGCTAAAATACTCCCTGCAGGTGTACGTAAAGGAATTGAATCTCGTTTCCAAAGACCCGATGAGCCCGAAGATCCGGGCAATCCGGCCTTTGATATGATCCGGGCTGCAGTGAATTTGTCTGTTGCCAGTATTTTAATTGCCATTGCCACCTCACTTAAGTTACCCCTTTCTACCACATACGTTACTTTTATGGTAGCCATGGGTACATCACTGGCCGATCGTGCCTGGGGGCGCGATAGTGCAGTATATCGTATCACAGGGGTTTTTACCGTAATTTCCGGTTGGTTCATGACGGCAATTGTAGCATTTTCTGCTGCTTTCCTTGTGGCGCTCTTCTTAAATTATACCAATATTGTTGGAATTGTTATTATGGTAGGTGTTGCCGCAATATTTATTATTAAAACACATGCAGCACATAAGAGCTCAGAAGCACGTAAAAAAGAGAGAGCGACCGAAAATGAACAGGAATTTATCGATGAAACTGGTAAATATCTTGATCGTAGTAACAATGCAGTAAAAACTGCTTTGATCAAAGCTTCGAAAATATATTTTGTGGCCATTAATGGTTTGATTAATGAGGATAGAAGAAAACTGAAAACCATTCGGAACGAAATACATGATTATAACAACCATATCAAAGACCTGAAGGATAACCTGTACAGGTTCCTTACGAAATTAAACAAATTGACACCCGAGACAGGCCATTATTACGTACAGGTATTGGATTACATGAGAGAAATGGCCCACGCGTTAAATTATGTGGTTGAGCCCGCACACGATCATGTGGCCAATAAACATAAATCCCTTAAAAAAGAGCAGCAAAAAGAGTTGGCCGAACTTTCCGAAAAAATTTCAGAAATCTTTAATAAAACTATACATCTGGTCAAGGAAACAAAATATAATGAACTAGGTGAAATAG